CGGGAAACGATTTGCGGCACGGGTGACCGCTTCACGGATTTGTAGCCGGGCGAGCAACGGCCCGACGCATCGCAGGGAATAGTTTCCCTATAAATTGAAAAGAACTTTCAACCCCTTTTTAAGCGATGCAGGCTTTCGCCCAAGCAGGTTTTCCATGTCGGGGCTTACTTCTTCTTCCTGCCCGTTCTTGATGTCGGTTAGAAAACCCACGACCCTCTCAACCATAGTTTCCGGTACGCCACGTTCTTTCATTTGCGCCTCAAATGCTGATTTCTCAGCAGGTGTATAATCTACCTCTTTACCTGATAAGTCGGAAAGGGTAGCCGCAACATCGTCAAAGGAATATGACTCACTTCCTGTGAGTTTGTAGATTCGGTTACCGCAACCGCTTTCTAACAGTGCATGGGCAATGGCTTCTCCCATTTCGCTTCTCAGGGCAAAGGGTACTCGTCCGTGACCGGTCGGTAAGTAAATACCCGTATCAAAAACTCTTTCTCCCACAAACAGCGGAATGGTGTCCATATACAAGACATTGCGAAATAGAGCATAGTTCAACCCACTCGCTTTGATGTAATCTTCTGTCTGAAAATGTCCCACCATCAACTTGTTTGCGATAGTGTTTCTATCTTTCAAAGTCCGACTGGTGTAGGCAATACATTGAACCCCCGCCTTTTTTGCGGCATCCACTACATTTTGGTGTTGCTGAAGGCGGTTGTCCTCATCCGTTCCGGCTATCAGTAAGACCTTTTCGATTCCATGCATTGCCTTGTCGAGCGAGGCAGTATCATCATAACTCCCTACCCGTATGTCTACTAAGGCAGATGCTTTGCTTTCGTCACGCACAAATGCAGCAATT
The sequence above is a segment of the Mastigocladopsis repens PCC 10914 genome. Coding sequences within it:
- a CDS encoding SDR family oxidoreductase produces the protein MILVTGATGQLGTAVVKNLLENTSANRIAAFVRDESKASALVDIRVGSYDDTASLDKAMHGIEKVLLIAGTDEDNRLQQHQNVVDAAKKAGVQCIAYTSRTLKDRNTIANKLMVGHFQTEDYIKASGLNYALFRNVLYMDTIPLFVGERVFDTGIYLPTGHGRVPFALRSEMGEAIAHALLESGCGNRIYKLTGSESYSFDDVAATLSDLSGKEVDYTPAEKSAFEAQMKERGVPETMVERVVGFLTDIKNGQEEEVSPDMENLLGRKPASLKKGLKVLFNL